The following DNA comes from Salminus brasiliensis chromosome 21, fSalBra1.hap2, whole genome shotgun sequence.
ATACAggccattgtgatgtcataccTATAAGCCCCGCCCACAAGCCTACACCAACCCACTAAACTCTACCAGCTCTCTCTCTAAACTGATAGCACATGTCTCTCGCCCATTTTTTCATTAATTTCTCCATCCTTCCATTAAAACCAGCCATTTCTGAACTCCTGAGACTGACGGCTGTAAAttggcatggagccaataggttcatgttgatctgttggtcctattctattggcagtttctctctacagggactagacaagctgtgttgtttttttttctaaagaccTACACTCAGGCACTGGTTTATTggtatactggtctggtgctgttgtggtggtggttgaccagtataccagtgtttacACGAcatactctatatgtccaaatgtttttggacacctgttATAAATTatgcattccgctactttaagctgcactcatttctgacacagatgtgcaaatgcacacaccgcttgtctagtccctgtagagaagaagtactgccaatagaataggactctctggagcagatcatcatcatgaccctattggctccatgctgcctaatgccaggcgtgggctagaggggtataaagccccccagcattgaggagctgtggagcagtggaagagctctgttctctggaatgatgatggtggagctccatccagaacaTTTGGGATgtattggggatgaggtgtagtggtgatcatcatccaacatcctgctcctccagaatctagtagaaagtcttcttctctggacagtagagacagttactccaacagaagcaggagaaactcttttaatacccttgatttcagaagaatgagcaggtgtcccaatatctCTGTCCATGTAGttagatttatttgtatagctcttTTTAAGACTGACGTTCCCACAAAACAGCTCTGCAGGAAAGAGGACAGgagctccctcagagctggaggaagaaacccatcctcctctgatcagaactatttataaattattgataaaagtcaccaaaccaccgAGACTGATCTACTGCTCAGATGAGCTGATATCATCATAATAtcatataactaatataatcagagtagagatggtcagagtaatgagaggaatTATGGGTAATGGTGGTAATTCTAATAATAGTGGCCGATAGATAGAGTCCATGTAAAAAGGCAGGAACTGGAGGCAGGAGGTCAGTCTGAAGGCTGGCAGCTAGTCTTTAGTAATCGATTAGTTGGTGACGTCATTGCGCATGTTTCTTGTAGGGCTCTGTACGTCAATAGTAGAACTTGAAGATGGTCACTTTGCTTAAAATCTGTTTTCCAGGTCGCGGGTTTGGACTGAGCCATGCTTACTGGAAGCTGCCAAGAAGGAGTATGATGGTGTGATCGAGCAGTTTCTGTTAGTAGGAGAGAAGCTATTCGGGCCCTATGTTTGGGGAAGGTAAAGTATCTGGGTTTACCTGCTGTAGTCAGCTTCAATGTTTAAATCCACGCTGAGAACTGTGGGCTTTTCCTGGTTAGGTATGATGTGCTGTTCATGCCCCCGTCATTCCCCTTCGGAGGGATGGAAAACCCCTGTCTGACCTTCGTCACGCCTTGCCTGCTCGCGGGGGACCGCTCTCTTGCTGATGTCATCATCCATGAGATCTGCCACAGCTGGTTTGGAAACCTCGTCACCAACGCTAACTGGGGGGACTTCTGGCTCAACGAGGGCTTCACTATGTATGCCCAACGCAGAGTCTGCAGGGAGCTGTACGGTAAGCTCTGAAGAATAGCTCAGTGTACTGCAGGTCTGCACAGGCGCTTTCAGTAATTAACAGCAGCATGTCAAACTGGGGTCCTTCTGGAGCACATGGGGAACCCAGTTCCTTTCAGGGAGGCCTTGCTAATTAGCTGGTGATGTAAATAAGCTGTGTTTATTGAGGCAGACGTCTGCAGCGCTTTGGCCCACAAAGGTTAGAGTAAATAATTACTAACGGAACAGAAAAATGGCCGTGAGATGACCCTAAGACACCTCTGTGGGACTGAATTTCTTCACTTTCACAGCTACATAAGTTGCACATCGTCACTATTGGGCGTCGGAGGCTGTAGTGGTTGGAGAACTGGGTTACTCTTTATTATGTAGCGCTGGCACTCCTGCTAAATGACTGAACCGATACAGGAGCCGGAGACATGATGACGCCCTAGTCTCCGGTCTTCCAGTCTCTGCGCACCGACAATAGGGAGacggagaggagagaagagggaaGGGTAGATTAGCTAACGCTAGGTTAGATTGGATCACAGAGCCGTTATCTGGAGATACTGGCAATTATAGAATCAGAACTCTGTGTaatattcagtaaccactaaaACTCTGATGTTGTCGCTGTCTGAACAAAACCtcaggtgttttttttccttgtaTAATTTGAGTCCAGCTGTGAGCCAGactgtgagcacacgtgcctggagtggtgggcagccatcgctgcagCCCCcctgggagcagagagagttaaAGGCCTGCTTACAGACTCCCCGCTCTGAAGATGAATGTTATATAGATAagataataaagataataaagtTAGGAAATAACATTAGAGATGAAATACAGTGAAACTCGATTCCAGAACaaacttttaaactttttaatcaaaccccccccctacacacacacacacacacacacacacacacacacacacactacttctGTGGCTTTCTGTGTCTCGATATGGCTTTCATTTACTGTAGTCCTGTCCGAATGCTGCGTGGTGCGCTGTGCAGCCACTGCAGCTGTTTCCTCCTCCTACGTGTGCATTAGTGAGAAAACGtaaacacatacagtatacacacattttaataaggTTTATTGTGCCTATCGTTCTGCTTATTAACTCTCCTTAGACTCAGTGAAATCAGCGCATCACAGCTTTTTGTGCTCTACTGTTTGGTGCTAATGTGCTTAAACTGGTTCCTCTCATTCGCAGGTGAGGCCTATACCTGTCTAGAGGCAGCAACAGGTAGAGCTTTGCTTAGACAACACATGAACAACACCGGAGAAGATCATCCTCTCAACAAACTGCGAGTCAAGATCAAACCCGGTCAGCAGGTTTCAGCACTCGGCTCTTCCTCTTCCCTTTTTACCTAAATGAGTGTTTTGGTGGGAATGTGAGCGTCCTGTCTTTATTAGGTGTGGATCCTGATGACACGTACAACGAGACCCCGTATGAGAAAGGATTCTGCTTCGTGTCCTACCTGGCCCACCTTGCAGGAGACCAGAGCCGCTTTGATGCTTTCCTCAAGGTTCTGATCTGTTCAGCTCTCCCTCTGCTTCTCCTGAAATTAACAGGGTGTGAAATTAGTTCCATCCAGCATCTTCTCTTCTGGGAAAGCTTTGACTACACAGGAGCTGtactgaggtcaggtactgatgttggataaaTGGTTCTGGATCACAAGCTGCTCCACAGCCCGGTTCTGATAGGCTTCAGGACCCTGAATCCGACACTTGGCGTTGAGCTCCAGAGCTTTACTGTAATTACACGCTTTGTTTGACAGTAGTGTAAATATGTCCTACAGACGAGGGAGGGCAGAGCATTTCTAACCATGTTTACTCCTCAAACTGCTCAGATGTGTGGTTTGTGATTTTTCACCTTGAATCATTCTGAACTGCTTTATTTACACCTTCAAATCTGGTGGACTTCCCCTGTGACCCTCATAACACCAATATCACCTACCGTCCACAGGCGTATGTGGACAAGTTCAAGTTCTGCAGTGTGATCGCTGAGGACACTCTGGAGTTCTTCCTGGAGTATTTCCCGGACTTAAAGAAAAAGAGCGTCCACAAGATTGAAGGTATGAGGAAGGACGCTGCGTAGCCACTGGCTGTTAGTTTGGCTTTCAGAGAGCGTGgagtgtagaaaagcagtaATTCTGTTCTCGTGTGGACTCGCCCTTAGGTCTGGAGTTTGACAGCTGGCTGAACGTTCCCGGTTGGCCTCCGTACCTTCCTGACCTCTCTGCCGGCCAAACCCTGATGAAGCCTGCTGACCAGCTCGCTGAATTGTGGGGGAGAGACAGTGTAGACCTTACTACCATCAGCAAGACTGATATACAGTCATGGAAGACGTATCAAACCGTCTACTTCTTGGATAAGGTCCTAGAGAAGTCTCCGCTCCCTGACGGTGACCTCACCTTTCCATCTGTTACATCCGGTTCGATCTGTTTGTAGATGTTTGTACAAATATGTCTGTCCTGCTGTTTATCAGGGAATATCCGGATGCTAGAGGAACAGTACCCACACATTGTGAAGTCCAACAACGCTGAGCTGAGGCTACGCTGGGCCCAGATTGTTGCAAAGAACCAACACAAGCCTGGATACCAGTATGTGCGCAGTTTCCTCAGCTGGCAGGTGAGGCAGCACTGTCTCGTCTCGTATTCTTGATTGTCCTCCTTTGTTTCTTATTTGTCCAACTTTGTCCAGTTCCTGGACTTTGCTCGAGTTTTCTTATCTTTTCTTTCAACAGGGGAAGCAGAAGTACACCTTACCCGTCTACAGAGCCCTTTGGAACGGAACAGAGGAGACCAAAGCTCTGGCTACAGAGATTTTCTCTGCCACCTCCCATCAGCTCCACGTGAATGTCCGAAATTACGTGAAGAAAATAATGGTTTGAGTGAAATGAGCAAATCCCATCCATCATTTTTAAGAGTTAGAGGATGCTGTGGGAGAGCTGTGATCTGTGGGAGATATTTGATCAGTTTGCTTTTAATTCCTTCGGTTCTGTCTGTACTGATTAAGGTGAAAAGGGACTTTTCCTAATTTGTCAgatttttcttaaataaaaggtcTACCTCCTTTTgtttacttttaaaaacaataaaaaatatttcacTGATGTCTTTTAAATCTTTGCCATGAAATGCAGAAAatgtgatcagtgtgtttttatCGTATGAATGAAGTTAGGAAGTGTTTAACTGGAGGGATTCTGAAGCAGAGGGTCTGTCTGACCACTGCGTCTCGGCTCTCCCAGACTTCTTGTGCAACATCAGGCTGTTTGAGACGTTTTTCTGGAGGTTTCTTTGGGATCAGTAAGGCTCTCTATATCCGCTCTCGGAGGGTTGAGCGTAACTCTGAAGGAAGGTTATCTGGGATCgtagcagtggtgtaaaacctgttctgaaaggttcttctaccttttaaagaaacattttgtATCCAGGTGATTATTTGAGATATCATGGTTTCAGAgcccttttttttaatgagcatCTAAAGTGTGTTTCTTCTGTTGAAAAGGAATCCAGCTCCAGACCAGCTTCttctggtagctggtttcagatggtctaagctggctGTTGCTGGTTAAGGTGGTTAGAAAACTGGTCATCCAGCCAAAAACATTCCCTGAGCTTGTGGTTAAGTCGACTGGCTAAACTGGTAACTGGGTTCACTCTGAAAAACCAGTGACTAGCTGGACTAGCAGCACTGCAAACTGGTCTAGCCaccagctaaaccattaaactcatacactggtcaagagctaagctggtaaAGCAGCTTAACCAGCATGTGCAGGCCAGGTGTGACGTAACCTTATCATCTTCTCATGAGGCCTCTAATATCTGCAGCTGTCGTGTAAATGACACTCTGTCACTGAATGATGGTTTCCACCCTAATCGCGAACTCTGTATCTGTTCAGACACATTTAGGATCGAGACATTTCTCCACCCgaagggacttttattttaggAGATTTTTGCAGCCTTCCGTCAGATAAAGGCGTGAGCGGAACATAAACAGCCCGCTGTGTGATCATGCGGATCGGACTCATTCCGGGGAAACGGCCGGTGGGGTCTGCGCATATTCTACGCAGACATGCTGAACTACAAACACAGCGTTTGGCTCGTAGAGCAGTAGGAGCGCCAGTCCAGACAGTGGAGCAGACCAGGAGACAGAGGAGGAGACCAGGAGACTGAGGAGGAGATCAGGAGACCGAGGAGGAGATCAGGACACTGAGGAGGAGATCAGGACACTGAGGAGGAGATCAGGAGACAGAGGAGGGACAGGggctggttttgctggttgttcAGATTATCCGTCATGACCTTCCCCATGGTAAGTGAACTGTGAGGCTGCTAGACCAGCTAGAACACATCAATTAGCCAAAATACCAATTTAAGCTTTTAAGACTGAAGCTGGAGTTAAAAGTATTTTAGAACTGTAattaaactgtaataatgtCATAAAATGTAATTCTCACTGTTTGATATAAAATCTGTTTAAGAGCATCTGAGGTTTTCCAGTGTTGGTGGAGTTTATTAAATGTTGagcagggagggggggggaagaggagggggggggaggggggcagggagggggggagggcaGGGCAGGGCGGATACTGGGGCTCAGCTCAGTGTTTCCCCTCCCAGAGATTTGGCCTTTGCTGGGATTTTCCGCTCCAGCTTAAACGCCGCAGCAGGGCAGAGACTGCAGTCAGTGATGCAGCATTTCAGCTGGAGCTTCTCCTGGATGCAGAAACTTCAGGAGGTCAATGGTTTCTGTGTTGGGTTTGGATCATCTCCATGAGTGAGACTGATGTTAAAGCtactgataatgatgatgatgataatgatgatgatgctctCTGTTTGCAGAGCACCACTGTGGCAGTGACCGCTGGGGTGCTGGTGGTCTCCACTGTGGTCTTTGTGGGGTACTTTTACCTTGGCAAGAAGAAGAAGCCCCTGGTTACCTTGGTTGATCCTTCGGAGAAATACAAGCTGAGACTGATAGATAAGGAGGTACTCCACCGTTTCCAGCTCTCCCTGCTGATCCACCACGCTCCCCACAGCCCCCTTTTCAGGAAGACAGGACTGTAGTCCTGTAGACACGTTTCAGGATGTTTGTGTTTCTAAGCCTGGTGTTTCCTCCCGTTCTGTCTCAGGTTCTCAGCCACGACACGCGCAAGTTTCGCTTCGCCCTGCCGAGCCCTGAGCACATCCTAGGCCTGCCTGTAGGTGAGTCTCAGCCGCTGCTCCTCACACCTGCTCCCCTCACCCTGCAGGCACAGGTGTGTCCTGGTAGCTCTGCACAGTGTGGTCTTAGGCTGGCGCTGACGCTGTGCTGACGGTACAAGCAGTGATCAATTCTGATTAAATCGCGTCTCTGTTTCTTTTTATGGAATAAAAGCAGTAGTTGAAAGCAGCAGTTTTGGTTATGACAGTATATTTTACACTTCAGGATGGAGGTGCACCAAGAGACAGCACAGAGTGATCAGAGACGAgcgtctgagtgtgtgttaatgtactGAGGTGTGTTTCCTGCATCCATATGAGTCTGAGTTCAGTTTGTTGTTATTTAGGTTTTATTTCATTGACAGCTGCTCAACCCTGTGACAAGATAAGGCCCAGAAATCACAGAGCCTAGAAAAAGCCCGTTACTGAGTAGGTCGAACAGAACCTGCCTGTTTGGAGTCAGGATGGGTCCGTGCCCAAAAGCAGCGAAGCCTGTGAGGTCAGTGTAGACGGCCGCAGTGATGGGACCCGGCCCCCTGTTCCACTGTTAAACTCCAGAATGTTCTATTCCCTTCAGAGAGACCCCACCCCACTGCAGGCTGGATAAAATGTCCATTACTGGCACCTGTTGaacaccagagggcgctctaCTGAAACTGGCTTAAAATAGTGGACTGAGCCGTTAAAGCAGGGCTGGTTCGGATCCCTGGTTGTGAGAGTGACTCTCGCAGGTTCGGATCCCGGGTTGTGAGAGTGACTCTTGCTGGTTCGGATCCCTGGTTGTGAGAGTGACTCTTGCTGGTTCGGATCCCTGGTTGTGAGAGTGACTCTCGCTGGTTCGGATCCCTGGTTGTGAGAGTGACTCTCGCCGGTTCGGATCCCTGGTTGTGAGAGTGACTCTCGCAGGTTCGGATCCCGGGTTGTGAGAGTGACTCTCGCCAGTTCGGATCCCTGGTTGTGAGAGTGACTCTCGCCGGTTCGGATCCCTGGTTGTGAGAGTGACTCTTGCTGGTTCGGATCCCTGGTTGTGAGAGTGACTCTCGCCGGTTCGGATCCCTGGTTGTGAGAGTGACTCTCGCCGGTTCGGATCCCTGGTTGTGAGAGTGACTCTCGCCGGTTCGGATCCCTGGTTGTGAGAGTGACTCTCGCCGGTTCGGATCCCGGGTTGTGAGAGTGACTCTCGCAGGTTCGGATCCCGGGTTGTGAGAGTGACTCTCGCAGGTTCGGATCCCGGGTTGTGAGAGTGACTCTCGCAGGTTCGGATCCCGGGTTGTGAGAGTGACTCTCGCAGGTTCGGATCCCGGGTTGTGAGAGTGACTCTCGCAGGTTCGGATCCCGGGTTGTGAGAGTGACTCTCGCAGGTTCGGATCCCGGGTTGTGAGAGTGACTCTCGCAGGTTCGGATCCCGGGTTGTGAAAGTGACTCTCGCAGGTTCGGATCCCGGGTTGTGAGAGTGACTCTCGCCGGTTCGGATCCCTGGTTGTGAGAGTGACTCTCGCAGGTTTGGATCCCTGGTTGTGAGAGTGACTCTCGCCGGTTTGTGAGCAGGCTGTGAGTTTCTGTAGGTCTGGCATGACGTACTTCTCTTGCGTCTCAAAGGAAAACACGTCTACCTGTCTGCTCGGATCGATGGCAGTCTGATCGTGCGTCCGTACACTCCGGTCTCCAGCGATGAAGACAGGGGAGTTGTCGATCTGGTTGTGAAGGTAATCTTTCACTGACTGTTCCTCACTCATCACATCATGCTCAGACGTCCTCAGCACTGCGTGAACTGCGCTCTTCAGCTGAGACGTGGCGTTTCCTTAGCCGTGGGACGTGATTGGTGTGCACTGATTTGCAGATTTACTTCAAGAACGTCAACCCCAAGTTCCCCGAAGGAGGAAAGATGTCTCAGTACCTGGAGAGCTTGAAGCTTGGAGATGTGGTTGACTTCAGAGGTCCAGGAGGCTTGCTGGAGTACAGGGGTCATGGTAAGTCCTGGATCTGCTCTGCTGTTCTGACCTGGATCAGTGATCGGCTGAATGCAAAATCTGAGGAGTCTCCCCTTATACCTATGTTCCTCTTCCACAGGGCAGTTTGCTGTACAGGCTGATAAGAAGTCCGAACCCGAGATGAAGAAGGCCACTTCTCTGGGTCTCATTGCTGGTGGGACAGGTACAGTCAGTGTGGCCTTGTCAGAATAAGCGTCTGGTGGGTTCTCCGATTTGACCATATTACACCATTATTGCCTTTAGGGGTCGTAGagagtagagtgtgtgtgttgtgttttaacCTGTTGGG
Coding sequences within:
- the cyb5r1 gene encoding NADH-cytochrome b5 reductase 1; this encodes MTFPMSTTVAVTAGVLVVSTVVFVGYFYLGKKKKPLVTLVDPSEKYKLRLIDKEVLSHDTRKFRFALPSPEHILGLPVGKHVYLSARIDGSLIVRPYTPVSSDEDRGVVDLVVKIYFKNVNPKFPEGGKMSQYLESLKLGDVVDFRGPGGLLEYRGHGQFAVQADKKSEPEMKKATSLGLIAGGTGITPMLQLIRDIMKNPSDGTTCSLLFANQTEKDILLRDELEEIQARHPNKFKLWFTVDRAPTDWEYSEGFINASMIQEHLPPPSEDCMILMCGPPPMIQFACNPNLDKLGYRQSQRFAY
- the rnpep gene encoding aminopeptidase B isoform X2, which gives rise to MEGPLAGRGIVTHTWQPCSEPEPSDRHMTDTPSATMESSPALRSDRAEDVATASSFRRFRIEHLHLELKVDFEERCLSGTESLRVQCVQGSPSELHLDVHPTLDLHHVSFSRDGQEWTTAEFLTRGFSSYGSTLVVKFPCFWESGDRFQLSIQYAAHEGPGISWLDPEQTAERNLPFLYTSGFPVLNRSLFPGFHTPMTKSSFSAAVQVPEGFTAVMSATKWEHRKADNTFLFSMEQPIPAYLVALAVGDLVSAEVGPRSRVWTEPCLLEAAKKEYDGVIEQFLLVGEKLFGPYVWGRYDVLFMPPSFPFGGMENPCLTFVTPCLLAGDRSLADVIIHEICHSWFGNLVTNANWGDFWLNEGFTMYAQRRVCRELYGEAYTCLEAATGRALLRQHMNNTGEDHPLNKLRVKIKPGVDPDDTYNETPYEKGFCFVSYLAHLAGDQSRFDAFLKAYVDKFKFCSVIAEDTLEFFLEYFPDLKKKSVHKIEGLEFDSWLNVPGWPPYLPDLSAGQTLMKPADQLAELWGRDSVDLTTISKTDIQSWKTYQTVYFLDKVLEKSPLPDGNIRMLEEQYPHIVKSNNAELRLRWAQIVAKNQHKPGYQYVRSFLSWQGKQKYTLPVYRALWNGTEETKALATEIFSATSHQLHVNVRNYVKKIMV
- the rnpep gene encoding aminopeptidase B isoform X1; amino-acid sequence: MEGPLAGRGIVTHTWQPCSEPEPSDRHMTDTPSATMESSPALRSDRAEDVATASSFRRFRIEHLHLELKVDFEERCLSGTESLRVQCVQGSPSELHLDVHPTLDLHHVSFSRDGQEWTTAEFLTRGFSSYGSTLVVKFPCFWESGDRFQLSIQYAAHEGPGVCWLDQEQTAGKRKPYVFTQGQAVLNRSFFPCFDTPAVKSTYSAAVKVPEGFTAVMSATKWEHRKADNTFLFSMEQPIPAYLVALAVGDLVSAEVGPRSRVWTEPCLLEAAKKEYDGVIEQFLLVGEKLFGPYVWGRYDVLFMPPSFPFGGMENPCLTFVTPCLLAGDRSLADVIIHEICHSWFGNLVTNANWGDFWLNEGFTMYAQRRVCRELYGEAYTCLEAATGRALLRQHMNNTGEDHPLNKLRVKIKPGVDPDDTYNETPYEKGFCFVSYLAHLAGDQSRFDAFLKAYVDKFKFCSVIAEDTLEFFLEYFPDLKKKSVHKIEGLEFDSWLNVPGWPPYLPDLSAGQTLMKPADQLAELWGRDSVDLTTISKTDIQSWKTYQTVYFLDKVLEKSPLPDGNIRMLEEQYPHIVKSNNAELRLRWAQIVAKNQHKPGYQYVRSFLSWQGKQKYTLPVYRALWNGTEETKALATEIFSATSHQLHVNVRNYVKKIMV